ACGCCTACCCGGTCGGCCTGAAGATCATCGTCGAGGGCTCGGAGGAGCAGGGGACCGGCGGCCTGGAGCGCTACGCCGAGGCGCACCCCGAGCTGCTCACCGCCGACGCCATCATCATCGGCGACACCGGCAACTTCGCCGCCGGCCTGCCGACGGTGACGGCCTCGCTGCGTGGCATGACGGTGGTCGAGGCCACGGTCACCACCCTGGCCGGCAACCTGCACTCCGGCGCGTTCGGCGGCGCCGCCCCGGACGCCCTGCAGTCCCTGGTCCGGATCCTCGCCTCGCTGCACGACTCGAACGGCGACGTCGCAGTCGCCGGGTTGGCCGCCGACCAGACCTGGGACGGCGTGCAGTACCCGGAGGAGCAGTTCCGCGCCGACGCCAAGGTGCTCGACGGCGTCGCCCTGACGGGCACCGGCACCATCGCCGACCGCCTCTGGGCTCGCCCGTCCGTCACCGTCCTCGGCATCGACGCGCCGCCGGTGATCGGCGCGACCTCCTCCGTCCAGGCCGCCGCCAAGGCCCTGATCAGCCTGCGCGTCCCGCCGGGCACGGACGCCTCCGCCGCCCAGGACGCGCTGGTCGCCCACCTGGAGAAGCAGGTCCCGCTCGGTGCCCGGCTCACCGTCGAGCGGCGCGGCAGCGGCTCCCCGTTCCGCGCCGACACCACCGGCCCGGCCTACGAGGCGATGGGCGAGGCGATGGCCGAGGCCTTCGGCACCGACATGGTCGCCTCCGGCGAGGGCGGCTCGATCCCGCTCTGCAACACCCTGCGCTCGCTCTACCCGCAGGCCGAGATCGTGCTGATCGGCGTCGAGGAGCCGGCGACCCAGATCCACGCGGTCAACGAGAGCGTCGACCCGCAGGAGCTGGAGCGGATGGCCCTCGCCGAGGCCCTGTTCCTCCGTCGCTACGCCGAACTGCGCTCCGTCTGACGGACGTTCGAAGCCCGACCGACACCCGAGTCCTGACCGACCTTCGGAGCCCGACCGCCACTCGGGCCGGGACCGGCGTTTCGGTTTCGGCCGGCCCCCGGCCGCCCGCCGCGCAACCGGCGGGCGGCCGCCACCACCGCCGCGTACCCGACCGCCCCCACCGCGAGCCCGGCCCCGGCGCCGAAGCAGACCTCCGGCACCAGGTTCCGCTTCAGCGGGCTGAGCCGGTGCAGCACCCCGGCCGCCGTCGCCGCCCCCAGCACCGCGACGGCGGCCCGCCGCGTCCGGGGCGCGAGCCGGACGGTCGGGCGCACCGGCTCGACGGCCCCCACCGCACGCGCTGCCCAGCCGCCCATCGCCGCCAGCGCGAGCGCCGAACTCCCGTACTGCAACGACTCGTACAGCGGTACCCCGGCCACCTCCCGGTCCAGTACGGGCAGTAGCCGCACACCCAGCCGACCGCCGTGCGTGAACGCGTCCCACCCGACGTGGGTGGCCGCGCCGATGGCCGCCGACGCCGCGAACCACGCCACGGACGCCCCCGTTCCGCCCCCGCTCCCGGCCCGCCGCACCGTCAGCGCCTCGGCCCCGCCCGACCACCGCTCGGGCAGCAGCGCCACCAGCGGCCCCCGCAGCAGGCCGTGCCAGCCCGCCACCAGGGCGCCGGCAATCACCACGTCCAGCGTCGGCACCGCCCACCAGCGGTGCGTCAGCCCGCCGTGACCGTAGACCCCGGGCAACAGGGACTCGGCGAAGAACGGCACGTCGGGCGCCATCGACCCGGCGACCAGCGCCGACGCCACCAGCGGCCCGCGCTCCCCGGCACGGCGCAGCAGGGGCAGGACGGCGGCGGGATGGCTCAGCGTGAACGGCATGCCCCCATCCTCCCGCCCGCACCGGCAACCCGACCAGCCCGGCCGGCCCGCCCGGCCCTCGCACCGGCAACCCGACCAGCCCGGCCGACCCTGGCCCTCGCACCGGCGACCCGCCTGGCCGTGGGCCGGAGCCCACGGCCAGGCCGCACCGACGGGACGTCCGGGCCGGCCCCCGCCCTACGCCGCGTCCGCCGTGCTCGCCAACCCGACCGCCACCCGGCACCCCGCCTCCAGGTACCGCAGCTCGCCACTGCGCCGGGCGTCCAGCGCCGCGGCCAGGCGCCGGTACCGGCTCGGCGGCAGCAGTTCGGCGGCCTCGTCCAGGGTGACGAAGCGCCAGCTGCGCAGTTCCTCCGGCTGCAGCAGCAGGTTCTGCCGGCCCTCGGCGTCCAGCAGGCCGCCGTCGTACATCAGCCGCAGGCCGCCGCGGCGCGGGCCGGTGCGCGGCTCCCAGTCCACGGCGAGCAGGCGCAGCCCGGTGGGGTCGAGGCGCAGGCCCAGTTCCTCGGCGGTCTCCCGCAGGGCGGCGTCGGTGGGGGCCTCGCCGCGCTCGACCACTCCGCCCGGGAAGTCCCAGTCGGGCTTGTAGACCGGGTCGACGAGCAGGACGCGGTCCTGTTCGTCGAAGAACAGGACGCCGGAGGCCACGGTGTCCCCGGTCGGGTCCGGGGTCTGGACGATCGGGCAGCGCGCGGCGCCGACCCGGACGAGCTCGGCGATCCGCAGGGCGGTCTCCCGAGGGGTGAGCTCGCTGGTGTCGACCATCCTGGCGTCCCCGACCAGCCAGCGACGGGCGGCGCGGTAGCGGGGCAGGTGTTCGAGGCACCAGGCGCGGACCCGCTCGCTCGCCTCCGGGTCGCCGGGGCACTCCTCGCGACGGGCGATGCGGTCTCGCAGGATCGTTTCTTCGGGATCCAGCACGAAGTGGTGCACGGTGATCCCGTGGGAGGCGAGGTCGCCGAAGATCTCGTCCCGGTAGTCCTCTCTGAGCAGGGCCATCGGGACCACCAGAGGGCCCCCGACCTCGGTGAGCAACGCGGCCGCCGTCTCGGGGACGAGCCGGCGCCAGGCCGCCAGGTCCTGGAAGTCCGACACCGTCGCCAGCCGGTCGGCCGGAAGCATCCGGCGCAGGCCGAAGCCCACCAGCTCGGGATCGAAGAGCACGCTCCCGGGCAGCAGTTCCACCAGCTCGCGGCAGGCACTGGTCTTGCCCGCCCCGAATGTGCCATTGACCCAGACGATCACAACGTCCCCTGCCCCTCGACTTCCCCCGATGCCGTTCGCACCGGGCAGCGCCCCCGTCGGCCGAACCAGCGCCACCCGTGGTGGTACCCGCCCCACGCCGCTCCCCATGCCTGCCCGCCGCGCCCGTCCGCGCGCTCCGCCTTGCCCCGTGACAGCGGCATGTGCCCAGGCCAGGCGCCCGCACCCGGAAATATGCAGACCGGTCTACATCAGAATTGCACC
The genomic region above belongs to Streptomyces sp. 1331.2 and contains:
- a CDS encoding dipeptidase, whose protein sequence is MSQPLADAVRSLMDRARTDLAELVAFPSVADPRQFPVEECEKAARWVADAFAAEGLTNIQLLDTPDGTQSVYAELPGPEGAPTVLLYSHYDVQPPLDEDAWISPAFELTERDGRWYGRGAADCKGNILMHLTALRALRQVYGDAYPVGLKIIVEGSEEQGTGGLERYAEAHPELLTADAIIIGDTGNFAAGLPTVTASLRGMTVVEATVTTLAGNLHSGAFGGAAPDALQSLVRILASLHDSNGDVAVAGLAADQTWDGVQYPEEQFRADAKVLDGVALTGTGTIADRLWARPSVTVLGIDAPPVIGATSSVQAAAKALISLRVPPGTDASAAQDALVAHLEKQVPLGARLTVERRGSGSPFRADTTGPAYEAMGEAMAEAFGTDMVASGEGGSIPLCNTLRSLYPQAEIVLIGVEEPATQIHAVNESVDPQELERMALAEALFLRRYAELRSV
- a CDS encoding DUF4184 family protein, translating into MPFTLSHPAAVLPLLRRAGERGPLVASALVAGSMAPDVPFFAESLLPGVYGHGGLTHRWWAVPTLDVVIAGALVAGWHGLLRGPLVALLPERWSGGAEALTVRRAGSGGGTGASVAWFAASAAIGAATHVGWDAFTHGGRLGVRLLPVLDREVAGVPLYESLQYGSSALALAAMGGWAARAVGAVEPVRPTVRLAPRTRRAAVAVLGAATAAGVLHRLSPLKRNLVPEVCFGAGAGLAVGAVGYAAVVAAARRLRGGRPGAGRNRNAGPGPSGGRAPKVGQDSGVGRASNVRQTERSSA
- a CDS encoding NUDIX hydrolase, with the protein product MIVWVNGTFGAGKTSACRELVELLPGSVLFDPELVGFGLRRMLPADRLATVSDFQDLAAWRRLVPETAAALLTEVGGPLVVPMALLREDYRDEIFGDLASHGITVHHFVLDPEETILRDRIARREECPGDPEASERVRAWCLEHLPRYRAARRWLVGDARMVDTSELTPRETALRIAELVRVGAARCPIVQTPDPTGDTVASGVLFFDEQDRVLLVDPVYKPDWDFPGGVVERGEAPTDAALRETAEELGLRLDPTGLRLLAVDWEPRTGPRRGGLRLMYDGGLLDAEGRQNLLLQPEELRSWRFVTLDEAAELLPPSRYRRLAAALDARRSGELRYLEAGCRVAVGLASTADAA